Below is a genomic region from Brassica rapa cultivar Chiifu-401-42 chromosome A08, CAAS_Brap_v3.01, whole genome shotgun sequence.
agttaaaacaaaactagatctcgacccgcaCGACCGTGCGGgttttttaattactaaaatattttagattatgcaataaaatatattaataaattaatataatttagtgttatatattatctaattttataataataattttgtggCGTATgatattattactataaaatttataaaatttgtatttttgtaacaaaatttattttaaaaacattattatgtaacaatattgatttacataatttttattttatttctaaatttgaaatatatatatagaaatgaAATTAAGCTGAACCGAGAATTTGGTATAAAATGATTAATTAAACCAATTTagtatagatgtttaaataataaatcgAATTGGTTTTCAACTCAGAGAATACACAGATGTTAATAACAGCAGactaaaatcttatatatacgatatgaataaatattaaatgtttCATCTATGAAGGCATGTGTAATTAATTGTATTACatggtaaaaatatttaaaggtATGACTTCTAAGTtgtctaaattaaaaaaaattacatatgaaATAAGTCATAATTTATGTGCTAAATAGATAAGATACtttcatttttaaattagaaataaagacaaatatttcttttaaaaacattttttaaatattttaaaatttgtgatATTAGTTTAATATAATACTTTTCACTTAAATTTTGATccttaactaataatattttcaaattaaaattttgtacaTGATTTAAATTATTACATGTGAACTATAACATTgttgtgttttaaaatattatattaaacaattTGTAATATGGTAAATATTACAATTAATCATGTAAACCAAGAATTATGTGTgtaaaataaaactaatcacCCACACGGTTTtacgggtcaagatctagttttcatttttaaattagaaatatgaacgaatatttattttttaattttttttaaatatttcttaaatataattttgaaaattgaatcaattaaaaattgttattattattaaaatatttttaacagtattttatataattattaatttttatttacaatcaaaactaaattaatattttttgtcatcaactaactaaaatttagtttataattatatgttttgaattaaaaaatttaattaactaatctcggaaatatattttaaaaagattccAAAAGATATTTGAAAGATTTTATTAGATATGTCTTTAAAATATCTGTTAgtattttaaatagaaataaagaTATTTAAAGATACTATAATTAagttatgtaaaatttaataaaatatattaaatgttaTTGATATTGAACTATCATCAAAGTGCGTCCCCACTAAAATCTagtcatatatcatatatatgggTTTTAAATTCTGGAGGTTGATTATCAGTTGATCATATATGTACATAATGTCTAAGAAGCGATTATAAACTAAAGCCGACTGCTTTGATGGTTCTTTTCAGGTGAAATGCTTCAAATAATCGAGCTGGGTCATCagttgatcatatatatatgatgacGTAAGTGACTACAAGAAACTAAAACAGAGGTTTTATGGTTCATTCCAGGTGAAAACAGAATGAATTAAATTATAGTAACCGGTTCAGAATTGGAACTATACCGTAATGTATTTGTCTAAGGACTGGTTTGATAATGGTTTATATTACCAACATTGATTTCACATATTTAATTGAATAAGGAAGCAAATATATGTTTGTTAACCGAACCGTATTATTAGGCGTGGATGGGAATATTTGGAGTGATATAGTAAGACATATTATTAGTAATGAATAAATAATAACTGATTTCCAGTGatggtccattttttaaaaaatcacacatgaatcaaagttgtgacttctgttttaatatattagaaggGTTTATTGATATATGCTcagttgattttgattttgagaaCAAAAAGGTTGATGAAAAATTAGTCAAAAGTTTTAAAAGAAAGgaattagtaaaaaaataattatttagtgAATATACGTAAAATAGTTCAACAATAATAGAAAACTTCTattaaaaaggagaaaaatttatttatgataatgttttttttggatttcatcaagttttaaaaagtaaaagaaaatgaTTGAAAATCACACACGCGAATTAACACgtaatcaaaacaaatattttaaaaataaatagttgggaaaacaaaatataatatgatataataaataacaataaatataaaatacaaaggAAATTATTATACTCTAAATAATTGTATCCTTACAAAAACATTCATGTACTGATCCCATAAAAATACAAACATAAATTCAATATggatataataataaaaatatatgtttgtacAGTATCAAAGAGTGAgacacaatataaaaaaatacaaaaaataaagtataaataaaaatagatgacttaacataaaacaaatattttgaaaaccTAACCTATTAGAAAAAAGCAACAGACCATAAACCATTTTAACaatcacattaaaaaaaattcacttgACTAAATTAACATAAGGgtgaatatttaaaatacaaaataagatTAGAACTTGAGTGGGTTTCGATAGCACCTGTGATTGGTCGGTTTACAACTCTCATTATGATTGGTTGACACTATAATTGtcgaaattaattaaaaaattcttaaaatagtGGCACAATAATGTAATTATCTCCGAAAACCAAACAGATAATTTTATTATGAATTCTGATTTCTTAGTATAGACTAGTAGCAAAACTAGTAATAAGATTGAGTTTTAGGGGTTAAAAAAAGAGCGGATCATCGATTATAACTTGAGTGGGCTTCGATAGGGCTTGTGATTGGTCAGTTTATAACCTTCATTACGATTGGTTGGCATTATAATTGccgaaattaattaaaaaagttcTTTAAAAAGTAGTGGTATGGTAATGTAATTATCTCCAAAAACTAAGGACATAAtgattcttatttaataatatagattcaATAATTCTGgatttataataaacttttgtaaATATCAAGTTCAATAAGAAAAGACTTGAGATAAAATGGAATTTTCCCAAATTATCAAATCCAATAAGCCTCCTAAGTTATTGACTTATATATCAACCCATTTTAGAGTTGCACATATATGTGACTCAGGTGATTCATTAGattctattttcttttaaatacaGTGGTCATGCGTGCTTCTCGTTTGTAGTTATTGAATAATTCAAATACAAGTATTTAACTTCGCACTATTTTCGACTTAACCTAAGTTTATCCATTTTACCTCTTTCAAACACTTACCTACCACATGTTGTCATATTCGAATACTTTTAACTATCACAAAATAAAAGTATTGATTTCaacaaatttttggtttttgtttctcCTTTTCAGTTTATCAAGGCCTTCGGTTTTTTCGCCGTTGGCTTTGGAGAAATTTCAAACTGTAAGAACTTTTTGTTTGAAGTTCAAATTGTAACAACACGGTTAGAattacttttctttttctttgttttttctgTGCTTCTGAGTTTCTCATAAATGGCCAATGTGAAACAAAGTGGTTTAGTTTACCTCCATGGAGATCTTGAACTCCAAATCATTGAGGCACGATACTTGCCCAACATGGACCTTCACTTTGAAAGGATCCGTCGTGTTTTCAACACATTAAATTTGTTCGATAAGCATAGTTCTTCTCCTAAGGGTAGCCATAGGCGTACACGTAACAATATAATCACTAGTGACCCATATGTAACTGTTTGCCTCGCCGGGGCCACGGTAGCCCGTACCCGTGTTATTTCAAATTCCCAAAATCCTGTCTGGAGCGAGCATTTTAAAATTCCATTGGCACATCCAGTCTCTCAAATTGAGTTTTATGTAAAGGATAACGATGTATTCGGAGCAGATCTGATCGGAATCGCAACAGTCTCTACTGCTAAAATTAAACTGGGTGAGACGATCAACGGATGGTTCCCGATCATTGGCTCGCCGAAACCAGATTCTGCTGTTCGATTGGAAATGAGATTTGTACCGTATGAAAAGAACCCTCTTTATAATCATGGAATTACATCAACAGGAGTGGCTAATTGTTATTTTCCAGTGAGGACTGGTGGGCACGTCACTTTGTACCAAGACGCGCACGTGCACGACAACATGCCAGAAATTGAGTTAGAAGACGGAGTTTTGTACCAGCACGAGCGATGCTGGGAAGACATATGCCACTCAATTTTGGAGGCTCACCACATGGTCTACGTTATTGGTTGGTCCATTTTCCACAAAGTGAAGTTGGTGAGGGATCAGTCGCGGAAACTACCCAATGGCGGGGATCTCAGTCTCGGTGATCTGTTAAAGTATAAATCACAAGAAGGTGTCAGGGTGCTGTTGTTGGTATGGGATGATAGAACTTCTCACAGCAAATTTTTCATTAACACGGTAACAAATCTATAGATTACATTGTTTTGTTATAAAAAGTCTTTGATTCTGAGAATTTGCTTCTTACTTTTTATTATAGACGGGAGTAATGCAAACGCATGATGAAGAAACTCGGAAATTCTTCAGGCGCTCTTCAGTTACGTGTGTGCTATCGCCCCGTTACGCTAGTAGTAAGCTTAGCATTTTCAAGCAGCAGGTATGCTTTTTGTTGTGTTTGTATTactactttttttgtttttttttccctttcttCAAAAGAACTTTATAACAGTGATGCAGAACTGTGCATATATTTTACCTAAGTTATATATTTCATGATGATGATCCTGCAGTATTTTAATGGCATATGGACTAGGTTGTGGGCACTGTCTTTTCGCATCATCAAAAATGTGTAATTGTCGATACACAAGCATCCGGTAACAACAGAAAGATAGCTGCTTTTATTGGAGGACTTGATCTGTGTGATGGTCGATATGACACACCTGAACATAGACTTTTCAAGGGTTTAGACACGGTCTTCCAGGGTGATTACCACAATCCCACATTTTCagtaggtttttttttttttcattcttctaAACTATTGAAGTTCTAGTTCAAATATGATAATCTCCAAACAAATCATGcatagagcatctccaacctaGTTCTATAGTAACCTCTATAATACTCATTCTGTTTTGAAATGTAAGATGTTTTGGGTAgtaaacacttattaagaaaatttCTTTTCACCTAGAAagtatcattaaaattataaactaaaaactactcaatcaattacaaaataaaactattaaatttgattggttacATAGTTTTCGATAAATTTAATGTTACCTAAAAAGATGagaacatcttatatattagaacataaaaattattctaAACATCTTAAATTTCagaacagagggagtagtatTTAGGAGCAAATTTATTCCAAGTCATCTCTATTTAttcatctaaaataaaaattgctattttctctaaatataaagaaacaagtagtattcctctatttttttattttatatttcaaaattactATCTAAAAATATAGGAATAAATCTCATCTTCGTTGTAGAAATTCTTCTAGtttagaagaaaaatataacaaaataagtAGAGATAGTGTTACATTTATAGAATTTCTACGTGTTTTAAGAAAAGAACTTCCACAAATGCTACATGCATATTCCACAAAGGTTACAAGCATTgttcttaaataaaataatcacaAAACTGTTCTAAAAGAAAACTACAACGAACTAAGCGGAGTTGGTCTAGAGGTACTTGGAggagaaaaatacaatacgGTACCCGCAGTTCGATTCCACTTGGTCACTGGGGATTTATATGATCGGCATGCCAAGGTCCTTCAGATTAGTCGGCTCCACTAAGTGGCATCGGAAACTGTGGTCCTCAGATTAGTCGGTCCCACTAATTAAGTGGAATCGGAAACTGtggttaatcaaaaaaaaactacaacatTTATATTTTCACTTTAGTCTATATTTAGCTCGCACAAAAAAGTCTATATTTAGCATCTAActttaactgtttttttttcttctaatctCTGACATTTCGTTTTATTGCATAATAACCCCCAAGTAGCACCAAAACCCCTCTTATATTAAAAGTACTTAGAGCATGTTTAATGAAGGTTTTTATAGTGGGtttcttagcggaatataagaacccgtctcttaacttttaactaaaaaaataaagaccCAGTTCTTAaatttcttagtttttttaattaaaaattaagaatcgGGTTCTTGTATTCCGCTAAGAACTCCACCCTAAAAACCCAAAACCCCTCTTATATTAAAAGTACTTAGAGCATGTTTAATGAAGGTTTTTATAGTGGGtttcttagcggaatataagaacccgtctcttaacttttaactaaaaaaataaagaccCAGTTCTTAaatttcttagtttttttaattaaaaattaagaatcgGGTTCTTGTATTCCGCTAAGAACTCCACCCTAAAAACCCTCATTAAACATGCTCTTAGATCACCGAAACTTTTCCAAATTTAGCATACAATTTGACATTTTTTATATGTGCACAAATTCGGATGGAAGGGAGGAACCAAAGCACCTAGGCAACCGTGGCATGATCTTCACTGCAAAATTGAAGGGCCAGCAGCTTACGATATACTCATAAACTTTGAGCAACGTTGGAAAAAAGCTACAAAATGGTCTGAGATTGGACAAAAATTCAAGAGGGTGACTCGCTGGCACGATGATTCTCTGATAAAACTGGAACGAATCTCGTGGATTTTAAGCCCGTCTACAGCAGTTCCAACAAATGATACTTTATGGGTCTCTAAGGACGATGATAAGCAAAACTGGCATGTTCAGGTAAGTTAAGGTATTTACGTTACCACTTATCAATTGGTTGTTGAAGTCTTTGTGgcaaaacattataatatttgtCTATGAATTCGACTAACATGCTCTCTCGTACGTAGATTTGGATATCTATATGAATAACTTTGTTTTTTATTCACTACAGGTCTTCAGGTCTATTGACTCAGGATCACTGAAAGGATTTCCTAAGGATGTTCATAAAGCTCACGCACAGGTCCTGGCATAAGAAAAACCCaatattattatcatttttttctgtGCAAGACTGCTTCTGTGTTAATCAAACTATTTTACTAAGAAGTTTTGCGTTACAATTATTGACAGAATCTAGTGTGTGCTAAGAATCTTGTGATTGAGAAGAGTATACAAACAGCTTACATCCAAGCTATCAGATCTGCACAACACTTTATATATATCGAGAATCAATATTTTATTGGATCATCATTTGTATGGCCGAATTACAAAGAAGCAGGTCTTTGAACACACTCGACTTGGTTAATATATAACAGATaccattatttttaattttgtataactGTTTATATGCCTTTGTAGGTGCTGATAATCTAGTTCCCATAGAACTTGCACTGAAGATTGCCACCAAGATAAGGGCGAGAGAAAGATTTGCAGTATACATAGTGATTCCAATGTGGCCTGAAGGAGATCCTTCTTCGGCGCCTGTACAAGAAATTCTCTACTGGCAGGTACTTCAAAAATCATCTGAAAAAGGATATcgtttttttctgtgatttatgAAGAAAGAATATAATCTCTTTCATGAAAACATTGAGGGAACGTCTATTTTTTCCGTGTGTATGCGTTTCCATGTTCTAGTGATTATAGTTCTAACGATTTTGTCTACGGGTTATTTATTACCTCTTATTCTTGCGCTAATGTAGGGGCAAACAATGCAAATGATGTATGAGATCATAGCACGCGAAATAAAGCACATGGACCTTGAGAATGTTAACCCTCAAGACTATCTCAACTTTTATTGTTTAGGTAACCGTGAGGAGCTGCCATCTGATCAAAATTGTGTATCAAGCAGCGGCGAAATGGTAACATTGCATCTTAGCAATTCCGTAGTTTGTTCAATATGAGGAATATCATAGTGTGTATTATTGATCAGGTCCCAGCATCTCAAAAATGGGGAAGGTTTATGATATATGTACACGCGAAGGGAATGGTAGTTGATGACGAGTATGTGTTATTAGGCTCTGCAAATATCAACCAGAGATCAATGGCAGGATCGCGAGACACAGAGATAGCAATGGGAGCCTACCAAAACCACCAAACATGGGGCCATAGGAATAAACACCCTCGTGGCCAGGTTTATGGTTACAGGATGTCGTTGTGGGCAGAGCACATGGGAAAGATAGATGATATATTCAAAGAACCTGAAACCCTGGAATGTGTGAAGAGAGTTAATATGATAAGTGAAGATAACTGGAAGAAATACACAGATGACAGTTTCGTTCCTTTACAAGGACATCTTCTTAAGTACCCACTCTCCGTTGATCACACTGGAAAAGTAATCCCTTTGTCTGGTTTCAATTCGTTCCCTGACGTTGGAGGTAAAATTCTTGGTACTCGAACCAATCTTCCAGATGTTCTCACCACATAACTCAACTACAACATTGGCTTGTTACATATACATTCGTGCAAAGCCTATTATTTGTTCACTATA
It encodes:
- the LOC103833297 gene encoding phospholipase D delta isoform X1, which gives rise to MANVKQSGLVYLHGDLELQIIEARYLPNMDLHFERIRRVFNTLNLFDKHSSSPKGSHRRTRNNIITSDPYVTVCLAGATVARTRVISNSQNPVWSEHFKIPLAHPVSQIEFYVKDNDVFGADLIGIATVSTAKIKLGETINGWFPIIGSPKPDSAVRLEMRFVPYEKNPLYNHGITSTGVANCYFPVRTGGHVTLYQDAHVHDNMPEIELEDGVLYQHERCWEDICHSILEAHHMVYVIGWSIFHKVKLVRDQSRKLPNGGDLSLGDLLKYKSQEGVRVLLLVWDDRTSHSKFFINTTGVMQTHDEETRKFFRRSSVTCVLSPRYASSKLSIFKQQVVGTVFSHHQKCVIVDTQASGNNRKIAAFIGGLDLCDGRYDTPEHRLFKGLDTVFQGDYHNPTFSGGTKAPRQPWHDLHCKIEGPAAYDILINFEQRWKKATKWSEIGQKFKRVTRWHDDSLIKLERISWILSPSTAVPTNDTLWVSKDDDKQNWHVQVFRSIDSGSLKGFPKDVHKAHAQNLVCAKNLVIEKSIQTAYIQAIRSAQHFIYIENQYFIGSSFVWPNYKEAGADNLVPIELALKIATKIRARERFAVYIVIPMWPEGDPSSAPVQEILYWQGQTMQMMYEIIAREIKHMDLENVNPQDYLNFYCLGNREELPSDQNCVSSSGEMVPASQKWGRFMIYVHAKGMVVDDEYVLLGSANINQRSMAGSRDTEIAMGAYQNHQTWGHRNKHPRGQVYGYRMSLWAEHMGKIDDIFKEPETLECVKRVNMISEDNWKKYTDDSFVPLQGHLLKYPLSVDHTGKVIPLSGFNSFPDVGGKILGTRTNLPDVLTT
- the LOC103833297 gene encoding phospholipase D delta isoform X2, giving the protein MANVKQSGLVYLHGDLELQIIEARYLPNMDLHFERIRRVFNTLNLFDKHSSSPKGSHRRTRNNIITSDPYVTVCLAGATVARTRVISNSQNPVWSEHFKIPLAHPVSQIEFYVKDNDVFGADLIGIATVSTAKIKLGETINGWFPIIGSPKPDSAVRLEMRFVPYEKNPLYNHGITSTGVANCYFPVRTGGHVTLYQDAHVHDNMPEIELEDGVLYQHERCWEDICHSILEAHHMVYVIGWSIFHKVKLVRDQSRKLPNGGDLSLGDLLKYKSQEGVRVLLLVWDDRTSHSKFFINTTGVMQTHDEETRKFFRRSSVTCVLSPRYASSKLSIFKQQVVGTVFSHHQKCVIVDTQASGNNRKIAAFIGGLDLCDGRYDTPEHRLFKGLDTVFQGDYHNPTFSGGTKAPRQPWHDLHCKIEGPAAYDILINFEQRWKKATKWSEIGQKFKRVTRWHDDSLIKLERISWILSPSTAVPTNDTLWVSKDDDKQNWHVQVFRSIDSGSLKGFPKDVHKAHAQNLVCAKNLVIEKSIQTAYIQAIRSAQHFIYIENQYFIGSSFVWPNYKEAGADNLVPIELALKIATKIRARERFAVYIVIPMWPEGDPSSAPVQEILYWQGQTMQMMYEIIAREIKHMDLENVNPQDYLNFYCLGNREELPSDQNCVSSSGEMHLKNGEGL